The following DNA comes from Brassica oleracea var. oleracea cultivar TO1000 chromosome C5, BOL, whole genome shotgun sequence.
TACCATAACGAGGTTGCAGTACATGATTTTGATGCGTCTTAGACTGATTGTGCCTCTTGTCCAAAGGGATTTGCACTCTAATGAATACATCTCGTCACTCTATCTGTGGTTGTAACCTATTTTTAACTTCCAAAGACGGGCAATACTCCTTCTCAGGAGTTATTATACCACAGGTTGAACAATGTTTGAATAACATTTCATACTTGATTTCCAGCATGACCTCATCCCCTTCCGGCGACTCAGCCTTACGCGAGAACTTTAAAGGCCAGCGGGTATCCACATCGATGAGCATACGACCCTCAGTGTGTTCCACTTTATCGACATGTCCCATTCTAGAACCTACCTTTTGCAGATTTCGATCAGTCCATAGGTGCAAAGGGATGCCTATCAGATGAACCCAAAGTGGGATTATCCATGGGTAATCGTCATGGACAATGGGTTCCCAACGGACCAGCACAAACATGCAGAAGTTGAAGTGGAACGGTCCCTGACAAAGAACCGATTGAAGGTCTTCTTATGTGGTGAAGTTTAAAAGGAAGTTCCCATTACCCAAATCATTAGCCGTAATGCGGTTAGCTAAAACCCAATGCGAAGGCATTTTTTGCAGGAGTTTCTCAACGTTTTGTTTCTTGGGATTAAGGATCTTTCCTATCAATGACAAGCTGAATTCATCAAAGATTTTTGGATCATCCTGGCTTGTAAGTTTGATCGGTTCGTCATCGTCCTCAAAAAGTATTCCTTTCCCCTTGATATCCGCCATATGGGCAGATCGATTCCTGTAAGGGGACCCCATACGAAGGTATGGATGTCTGATCCTATCTACAAAGGAACCCGGCTGATCGTTATGATAAGGATCGTATTGATCAGAGAGGGGTTGATATTTTGATGAAAATATTCAATCTGATCTTTAATAAATGAAACATATCGCCTTCAAGCCCTTGACGCAGTGATGTAGGAGATCAGAGAGTAATGTAGGAGATCGGAGGCGCAGAGGAACGTTTGATAATCTACACGTCAATGAACTTGTTGATTAGGTGGAGATCAAAGTTTCTAGGAAAACTTTAACCTAGTAAAATCGAGAACATAAATCAAGCAATGACGCTATCATTGTTTGGGAGAAAATATATCTGGAAAGCCTTCCTGAGATCAGAGAAAACAGTTTGATCACAAGGAATGTGGGATAGTCTCCCTTGCGATGAAGAAACTGGAGCAGAGACCATCAAGATGCAAGATCTACGTCAACGGAAGCTGGATCTTGGAGTCGCCATCGTCATCCCCTCGAGAGCGGCAAGGTTTTTCACATTAAAATCTTTTTTTTAAAGGATGTTAGTTAAAAAAAAGACATATGATACGGGGGGATTGGTTGTTGGACTAAATGTAGCTAGTGACTTTAGATATAGTTTCTATTTTCATCCATGGAAATTATCAATTATGCTTTATGTAGTTTTTAAATCTAAAGCTAAAAAATAAAAACTCTCATTGTAAGATCTTTGTTTTATAAAGAAAAAAATATTGTAGAAATAATTTTTCTTTTCATTTAGTTTCTACAACCAATGACTCCATAGATATTCTTATATTATTTTGGGTGGGCATAGATCAAATATCCAGATTATGAAGGTATTCTTAATCTGATCCGTTTTGTCTGAATAATTAATCATCCAATCTGATTCGATCCCTAGCCATCCAGATATTCCGTGTTCTGAATATCCAATTTTTTTTAGTTTTTAACCAGATATGCAATTCAATATGTACATATAAAATTTACAAAAATAAAAATCTGCAAATAATATTTTATTACAAAAAAATGATTTACTTTTAAAAATTCTAATAACCAATATAATAAATTTAATAAATAAAAATATTTTTTTAAAATTATATAAAACAGAATATATATATATATTTCTTTAAATATAAGCATATATGCGTGTAACGAAACATATAGTAGGATATTTGTTCCTAAAAATATTAATATTTTTTATTTGATTTTTTTTTTATGGATATTGCATATATGTATTTGTTTTCCATCATAGAATTATAGACATCCGAATTTTTTGATTCGATTCAAAACTAATAATGAATTGAATCAAAGTGAATGGATATTTTGCCAGCCCTAACTATTACACCCTATTTTCATGTTTGGATAATTTCCATTTTCTTGCATAGGTTAATTTTTGTATTATAGATGTTCAAATGGATTGTAAAAAAGAAAAACACCAACTGTTTTCATTCAAATTGAGTTTTCATCTTTTGGTTGATGT
Coding sequences within:
- the LOC106344908 gene encoding uncharacterized protein LOC106344908, which codes for MADIKGKGILFEDDDEPIKLTSQDDPKIFDEFSLSLIGKILNPKKQNVEKLLQKMPSHWGPFHFNFCMFVLVRWEPIVHDDYPWIIPLWVHLIGIPLHLWTDRNLQKVGSRMGHVDKVEHTEGRMLIDVDTRWPLKFSRKAESPEGDEVMLEINLRYASSVKKYEGESNYRGSHTDRIMRRREDHSRSDRYGGSRIGTCPNKMQYEV